The following is a genomic window from Doryrhamphus excisus isolate RoL2022-K1 chromosome 3, RoL_Dexc_1.0, whole genome shotgun sequence.
tttaatacttagcatgcatgttttgctTCCCATGccctaaaacaaaacaagtgtcaAGCTGTCACTACTATGGAAAACTCATACAATTCCAAGCGCTTGAAGGATGTTGCTAAATCCCAACATCAGATTCCAGGCCAAGCAGGGTTTGCAGATTCTGCGGACAGCAAGTGCGAGGAGGAGCCTAACTTCAACCTAAGCTTCTGCCTAACCTCACGGGACAACCCCTGCTCCAAGAAAGGGGATGGGAAACTTGCAGTGAAGAAGCCTGAAGTCTCTTTGACAACCACAAAGACCTCCGGATCACACAGGGTGCAACAATTGGCTCGCAGCCCCACGGAAAGTGGGAGAGTCAAAACACAAACAGTGAGAACGGAAGCATCAGGAGTCTCACAGGCCAAAAAACAAAGTGGATCAACTGTGAAGACAACCAGTAAGGTTACACTGAGACTCAAAATGCAAAGCATCAAGAAGCAAGATGGCGGAAAAGAAACACTGAAAGTCCGACATCACAAAGAAGATTCTGACAATCTTCTGCGTCAAACTTCACCAGCCACTCAAGAACCAGTTAGCACAACAACTTCTGTAAGTGCAACTCCACAAATGAAGAACATGGAATCAGTCCTCATTGGTACCGATAGTCCCATACCGTTCAAACCAATGTTCAAGTCCACAACCACAATGACGCCCAAAGACAACCTGGAACCAGAAAGTGCTTCCAAAAACAGTTGTGGATTAAAGGGAAGTTTTACAGACGACTGTTCCAACACAAGTCCCAGTTTTGAGAGTGGATCCAGAGAAATTATAGACTGTGGAAGTGGCATCCAAACCAATGTAGACTTGAACATATTGGCCAAAGACAACCCAAGTCCAGGGCCCAAAGCAAAATCTGATTCTTCTAAGATGGAACTGACTCACTTGCCCTCTCCAGAACCACTCTTAGTGAGCagaagtccagggtgtaggtcGAGTTCTCCAGGTTCTACACTAGGTAAGGGCTTTCAGGTATTTCCTTCTTATAATCagctaacattaacattcatttgttgCTTTGGTTTTAGTCCATCTAGCTCCTCTTGCTGCTTCCAGCCCGAAGACCAGAACCGGTGTTGCCGTGGTGACGCAGAAAGCATGCACACCAGAGCCTGAAGCGGTGGACAATTTGACAACGGGTCTTACCTTAGACTTAGTGGACAGGTCATCACTGACAAGGGGAGTAGCTCCAACAGGTGGATTGTGGAAGTTGACAGCGGAAGAAGGAACTATGAAATCCCAGAAGGCCAAGCAGGGACCTGATGAGTCTGGGAGACCGCCTCAGAACAAAATATGTCAACTGAGAGATGAAAATGTCAACACCTCATTTTCATTCCGCTCTTCACTCCCTTATTCTGCTCATCCGGAGAAGCCCAATCCCAGTGAGATAGAGGCTAGAGAAGTGGGGGTCCAGGTGGAGGTGCAGGTGACAGAGCGCTCAATTTCCACTAGTCCGAGCCTGCCAAGGGGAGCTCCGTGCTTCTCACTGATTGGTTCTCCCAGTTGCCAATCATGTGACTTGACCTCACCAACTGTGTCACTGTGCTGTGTTCCAGCTGTCCAGTCCCTTCGGAAGCATGTCTGTAAGATTGACATTGAGCTATCCAGCCATGTTAAAGAAGGAATCGCTAATAGCACCATAGGAGTTGACGAGGTTGTGGAGAAAGTGAGGGTGCAAGCAGGAGCTAAGCCTCGGGAGGTGGCAAAAGACGACCAGGGAATGACGTGGGAGGTGTACGGTGCTTCAGTGGACCCCGAGTCCCAAGCCACGGCCATCCAGTCCCACCTTGAGTCCAAGATCCGAAAGCAGGCAAAACATATCAAGTCTTTGAGGAGGTTTATCAGGAAACACAATAGGAGGAAGAGACAGAATAagaggaagaaggagaagaagaaagggGGAAGGATGCTGGGATGTTGCTGCAGGCCTCATTCAGTGGAAGACTAAGAAAATTCAAACATGGACATCATCACTATCTCACAGCAAGCAAAGCACAATAGAGATAAGACGGTCATgccaataaacataaaataaactgcACCTTATATGTGCACTTTCTTGTGGAAGTAAAATGTTAATTTACTGAAGCAGATCAAATACTTTCACTTCTGTTAAATATTTCAGCAACTTCCTTTTCTTGGGCAAAATGCcagttaagttaaaaaaatatggatCAGTTTATCCAGCAGGACGTCATTACGAATGAATGCAGCTGGagctttttaatgaaattaCTCTCTTACCTCACATCTTTAACATAAAACAAGCTCTCATCTGCCATAAGCACATTATTGAAACTTAGAAGAGCACTTATCTTTCCTCATCCCTCATTTCATCACGCCCCCTATTCGCCCTGCACTTCTCTGAATTattcaaaaacattaaaaaatcccGCTGATGTCAACAACAGGAACTGGCTGCCATGTTTTATTCAGTCTGTACTTTGGGATACACTTGAGGACTACATTGTttccttgagaaaaaaaaaagagaccttAGATCAGGGGCCACATTCAGTAGAGTACCCATTTTGATACATGTTGTATTGTGTATATCAGTGATATATTAGCATGATAATAAAAATGCCATGATGTAATGTATGGAGTGTGTttggtatatatgtatattcattcattttctaccacttttcctcacaagggtcgcagggggtgctggagcctatcccagctgtcttcgggcgagaggcggggtacaccctggactggtcgccagccaatcacagggcacatatagacaaacaaccattcacactcacattcatacctatggacaatttggagtcgccaattaacctagcatgtttttggaatgtgggaggaaaccggagtacccggaggaaacccacgcatgcacggggagaacatgcaaactccacacagagatggccgagggtggaattgaaccctggtctcctagttgtgaggtctgcacgctaaccactcgatcgccgtgccgcctgtatatatgtatacatagatatatttatattttctttggTTAATCTGAAATTGACAACTgcttggtgattttttttttaaataattaagaaCTTGCACAAAAACTGCCTAAGAAAATACTGCACAGTATACGATCACAGTTGACAGAGCAAATCGTAAGAATATGCAATATCTAACTGCATTTTTTGACGAAGTCCGGGGTATTTtacacaggtttttttttgctgggttgctCCCCAGCTGCATCTGCAAGGATGGGCGTTTGAGAAACGCAGACCCCAAAATGGGATGCAGCTGGAGTAGTTTATTGGGTGACGTAGACGCCACATTGAACGCATTGATAGTCAACATCAccaccatattggatgtggcaagaCAAAAACAGAGAAGATACCTAATTAAAGTGCTGCATTTAATAGTACCAACCGGTTATAGTCCAAACAAGATCACGTGTCATGTGATTACTTTTCCTAAGTAAGGCTGATCAACACTTCACACTGTATTTTGCCATTCTTACGTCATTTTACAAACTGAATTTGCTTGGAGAATGCTGTGACATAACATTGTGGATTTCCACGGTGAAACCAGCTTCCACAAACTTGGGAGAAAAGGTCAGTTTCCTTGCATTCATTTACGGGGCGGATCTGTCACATCCAAATGTGTCGCTACAACAGGCCAATTGAACAAGtccaaataaataaaccaaattGATTAACATTTTCTTACATGCAACTGCATGTTAGAAATTCATCAGAACAAATGCATGAAATTATGGAACATAACTATAAAGGTGCAAGGATCAAATATCGACAAAAAGTATATGAATGACATAATACAGAATGTGAAATGTCTTTCAGTTCTACTTACTGTATGTgacactttaatttaatttagttttctgCACTTTTGACTGTAATTCAACAtacatttgcaattttttttaagtggaggGATGTGGATTACCTCATAGTATTTACACAATGCAAAACATTTCCGTCAGTAATtgcatttttaatacatttaatagacTAAAGCCAAAATCGTCATTGTCACTGACTTGTCATTCCTTCACAAGGAGTGTTATAAATCTACAATGTTTTATGACACATACATGTTTTTAGTTTTAGGAAActtaaaaaatgacaagaacATGTGCATATGGTGTGCACCGTTTCTGAATCGTGGCTTCCAACATGGTGCCCGTGGTGTACTACAACATCAATTGGACTAAAACTACGCTTTTAAACACACATGTAAACCCTTATGTAAGATAGCGTTTGGCTTTTTAAAATCAGATTACCATACCTACATTATGCAGTCAGAAACTAGTTCTATCTCTTTAATGTGTGTGCAAGTGGAGCAGGATGTAACATGGAATTAACTGTTAACCAAGGTCATGTTGGCTGTACATTGCGATATAAATTGTTGCCGGGTTCCTCGTGGATATGAAGAAAAACTGTGGCGATTAAAGATGTAAACTACAGTACATATTAACAGTCATAATTTAGGATGTAGCCATCTCTTTGCTGCAGCCTGAATTGTTTCTGTGCAAATTGCTAGCCATCCAGGTCAAGAAGCTCATCATGAATTGAACAGTTGTGCGTGCGTGGTAGAtaattattttgtgtaaatcagCTGAGTCACAGCTGATAGCAAAGGTATCTTGAAGAATTCCTTTTCATGCACATTTGCAGCGGAGACACCGTTGCCAGGTCACACGAGAGAAATAACAGGGGAGTTtgactttgcaaaaaaaaaaaaagtagctcaTAATAAGCGAATCTGGCAGCGTTTGCTGAGGTTCTTTGTTTATAAAGTGTGTGACATAACAGGTCAacgggaaaaaatatataaatacaaatacacataaaaGAGTTATACAGTCTGGCTGATTGACATTTACACAATTTCACTCACATCTGCTGCCAATTGccaaatgacagaaaataattgagaagcaccgATATAGCCcaacaacacaatattctatgtgccttgaaaaatcagtcaaaatcatcaaaaatggccggtatcttgagggacggcttttgaaaaatgcagaggattgaatgagttaaaaagaCTTGAAACTCCGATAACATGTCAAACTTTCGTTTAAGATTACAATTTAgaactttatatttgtattcattgagATTCTATTCTTTAATATAGAGCCTCTTTCCCCCATTACCGATGCCTCTATCAAGCCAAGAAAAAGAGGCTCTACATAGAGCAGCCAATGCAAATCCTGTAGCCAAAAGGCACGGAATTTggttgtacacacacacacacacacacacacacacacacaggcacatgcacatgcagatGTAACGGATGCCGGCTGGCGTGGCTGTATGAAAGTACGCTGGTAATCCCCACACCCTGATGTCTTAAGACATCCAGTCTTCAGCTCTGGCTTTTAGCTCAATGGTGGTGCTCTCAATTAgaataaaaactgtttttaagtcTGTTTGTTCTTGATATCATTAACCTGTAACGTCTACCTGATGGCAAAAGTTCAAACatggagtgaccaggatgggaAGAGTCTTTAACAATGCTCAGAGCTTTTTTTAGCACAGCGAGCACTGTGAAGGTCGTCCAGTGAGGGAAGGGGGCAACCGACCATCCTCTGGGCTGTGTTGATGACCTTTTGGGCCACAGTGGCCTTTTTTTGGGCCACAGTGCAGCtactaagccaggggtgggcaaactacggcccgggggccacatgcggcccgcttagcgtttgaatccggcccgctagttgcttATAAAGTATTTaaatttaacatacaagctaGCAACATGACTTTAAGTAATCAGTCATGTTGTAGTCGGGGATGCTTGCATACTCTTTAATGGTCAGTGTTATATTGTAATTACTTGgccgttgagtggttagcgtgcagacctcacagctaggagaccagggttcaattccaccctcggccatgtctgtgtggagtttgcatgttctcctcgtgcatgcgtgggttttctccgggtactccggtttcctcccacattccaaaaacatgctaggttaattggtgactccaaattgtccataggtatgaatgtgagtgtgaatggttgtttgtctatatgtgccctgtgattggctggtgaaccagtccagggtgtaccccgcctcttgcccaaagacagctgggataggctccagcatcccccgcgaccctcgtgaggaaaagcagtagaaaatgaattaatgaatgaatattccgtTTTTTGATGGGATCTGATATTTAAAgttctcctgaaaaaaagggacagaATATATGACGGATTAATTATTCCAGGTGTTACTGTTAGAATTAAAAcagtatcaaatatatatagtctggcccccgaAAAATTTTGTTAACAGAAtacggcccacaagtcaaaaagtttgcccatccctgtaCTAAGCCATACACATAAACAGTACGTAAGAATTGCTTCCATGGAACACCTGTAAAAGGACACCAACAGTCTCGGGATCTTATTCTTCCTGAGGACCCTCAGGAAGTGGAGACGCTGTTGGGCCTTTTTAATCACATTTCTACTGTCTACAGTCCAGGTCAGGCTCTCCTCAATCTGAATGCCCAAGAAGCGGAATTCTTATTCGGGGACCCCTGGTTTGAGCCCCGGGTGGACAGATGGGTTACACAGACACACGCAGGCATACATATAATTTAGTAATTTAGTGCCTGAGACTAATTgtgcttattttgtattttactaTTCAGTTATTGCCATGTCTTTGGGTCAAAGACAGTGGCTTCATGTGATTTTGGGGTTggtttaaaatgtgtaaataaattcatagtctgtaaatatatatgttaaaaatattggggaaaatggtttaaaaaacTGTGGTTAAAAAGATATAGTCTGATATCTTCTCCAAAAGTATAATTTCAGTGACATCAAGAGTGAGGGCTCTTCTTGCCATTAGACAATATTTGATCTGAAAAAGCTCATAAATCAACTGTTTGCTCTAAAACTGTGAGCCTTGG
Proteins encoded in this region:
- the gprin3a gene encoding G protein-regulated inducer of neurite outgrowth 3 isoform X2; this translates as MENSYNSKRLKDVAKSQHQIPGQAGFADSADSKCEEEPNFNLSFCLTSRDNPCSKKGDGKLAVKKPEVSLTTTKTSGSHRVQQLARSPTESGRVKTQTVRTEASGVSQAKKQSGSTVKTTSKVTLRLKMQSIKKQDGGKETLKVRHHKEDSDNLLRQTSPATQEPVSTTTSVSATPQMKNMESVLIGTDSPIPFKPMFKSTTTMTPKDNLEPESASKNSCGLKGSFTDDCSNTSPSFESGSREIIDCGSGIQTNVDLNILAKDNPSPGPKAKSDSSKMELTHLPSPEPLLVSRSPGCRSSSPGSTLVHLAPLAASSPKTRTGVAVVTQKACTPEPEAVDNLTTGLTLDLVDRSSLTRGVAPTGGLWKLTAEEGTMKSQKAKQGPDESGRPPQNKICQLRDENVNTSFSFRSSLPYSAHPEKPNPSEIEAREVGVQVEVQVTERSISTSPSLPRGAPCFSLIGSPSCQSCDLTSPTVSLCCVPAVQSLRKHVCKIDIELSSHVKEGIANSTIGVDEVVEKVRVQAGAKPREVAKDDQGMTWEVYGASVDPESQATAIQSHLESKIRKQAKHIKSLRRFIRKHNRRKRQNKRKKEKKKGGRMLGCCCRPHSVED
- the gprin3a gene encoding G protein-regulated inducer of neurite outgrowth 3 isoform X1 codes for the protein MCQAVTTMENSYNSKRLKDVAKSQHQIPGQAGFADSADSKCEEEPNFNLSFCLTSRDNPCSKKGDGKLAVKKPEVSLTTTKTSGSHRVQQLARSPTESGRVKTQTVRTEASGVSQAKKQSGSTVKTTSKVTLRLKMQSIKKQDGGKETLKVRHHKEDSDNLLRQTSPATQEPVSTTTSVSATPQMKNMESVLIGTDSPIPFKPMFKSTTTMTPKDNLEPESASKNSCGLKGSFTDDCSNTSPSFESGSREIIDCGSGIQTNVDLNILAKDNPSPGPKAKSDSSKMELTHLPSPEPLLVSRSPGCRSSSPGSTLVHLAPLAASSPKTRTGVAVVTQKACTPEPEAVDNLTTGLTLDLVDRSSLTRGVAPTGGLWKLTAEEGTMKSQKAKQGPDESGRPPQNKICQLRDENVNTSFSFRSSLPYSAHPEKPNPSEIEAREVGVQVEVQVTERSISTSPSLPRGAPCFSLIGSPSCQSCDLTSPTVSLCCVPAVQSLRKHVCKIDIELSSHVKEGIANSTIGVDEVVEKVRVQAGAKPREVAKDDQGMTWEVYGASVDPESQATAIQSHLESKIRKQAKHIKSLRRFIRKHNRRKRQNKRKKEKKKGGRMLGCCCRPHSVED